In Streptomyces chartreusis NRRL 3882, the following are encoded in one genomic region:
- a CDS encoding keywimysin-related RiPP encodes MRTYERPTLTAVGSFRKTGLGFRDGPERFWFFRRRFF; translated from the coding sequence ATGCGCACCTACGAGCGTCCGACGCTGACTGCGGTCGGCTCCTTCCGCAAGACCGGTCTGGGCTTCAGGGACGGGCCGGAGAGGTTCTGGTTCTTCCGGAGGAGGTTCTTCTGA
- a CDS encoding ATP-binding protein, whose product MSPHTTSTPRFLDAVRPGRTHWLELPSHRTSVRVARHATQARLDSWQVPDEACANAVLVVSELVTNAVLHTPGERILCGVGRMTAERFRLEVHDGDLTGRGIPDCRPALDDEGGRGLLLVREIADSWGVTRSPLTGGNAVWASLATTQCP is encoded by the coding sequence GTGTCCCCCCACACGACTTCCACTCCCCGGTTCCTGGACGCGGTGCGCCCGGGCCGCACCCACTGGCTGGAGCTGCCGTCCCACCGGACCAGCGTCAGAGTCGCCCGTCATGCCACGCAGGCGCGGCTGGACTCCTGGCAGGTGCCCGACGAGGCGTGCGCGAACGCCGTCCTGGTGGTGTCCGAGCTGGTGACCAACGCCGTTCTGCACACGCCCGGCGAGCGGATCCTGTGCGGCGTGGGCCGGATGACGGCGGAACGCTTCCGGCTGGAGGTGCACGACGGCGACCTCACGGGCCGCGGCATCCCCGACTGCCGCCCCGCCCTCGACGACGAGGGCGGCCGTGGCCTGCTGCTCGTACGGGAGATAGCCGACAGCTGGGGAGTCACCCGCTCACCCCTCACGGGGGGCAACGCGGTGTGGGCGAGCCTGGCGACGACCCAATGCCCCTGA
- a CDS encoding helix-turn-helix domain-containing protein, whose product MNDARSGTGAGAPTVLRMILGRRLQEARQTAGLSLDDAAKALRVTPLTIRRLEKAEVGLKILYVEKLLQTYGAEQQEIDEFVSLAERANEPGWWHPYRDVMPSWFTAYVSLETGARTLRTYEPQYVTGLLQTPGYARAVLRGGFPNDNDEDLQRRVELRLRRQSLLTKPDAPTLWVVMEEAVLHRVVGGPEVMREQIDRLLEASELEHVSVDIVPFTAGAHVGACAPFTYFRFEERELPDIVYSEILSASVYLDQRADVVAHLEAHNRLSLKTSSADSKALLNRMRKEYS is encoded by the coding sequence GTGAACGACGCGCGATCAGGCACCGGCGCCGGCGCGCCCACCGTTCTCCGCATGATCCTGGGACGCCGCCTCCAGGAGGCCCGGCAGACCGCGGGCCTGTCCCTCGACGACGCGGCCAAGGCCCTGCGCGTCACGCCGCTGACCATCCGCCGCCTGGAGAAGGCCGAGGTCGGCCTGAAGATCCTCTACGTCGAGAAGCTGCTCCAGACCTACGGGGCTGAGCAGCAGGAGATCGACGAGTTCGTCAGTCTGGCCGAGCGGGCCAACGAGCCCGGCTGGTGGCACCCGTACCGCGATGTGATGCCGTCCTGGTTCACCGCCTACGTGAGCCTGGAGACCGGCGCGAGAACACTGCGCACCTATGAGCCGCAGTACGTCACGGGACTGCTCCAGACACCCGGGTACGCCCGTGCCGTGCTGCGCGGCGGCTTCCCGAACGACAACGACGAGGACCTCCAGCGGCGCGTGGAGCTGCGGCTGCGCCGCCAGAGCCTGCTCACGAAGCCGGACGCGCCCACGCTGTGGGTGGTGATGGAGGAGGCCGTGCTGCACCGGGTGGTGGGCGGCCCCGAGGTGATGCGCGAGCAGATCGACCGGCTCCTGGAGGCGTCCGAGCTGGAGCACGTCAGCGTCGACATCGTGCCGTTCACGGCGGGCGCCCACGTCGGGGCGTGCGCGCCCTTCACCTACTTCCGGTTCGAGGAGCGGGAGCTGCCCGACATTGTCTACAGCGAGATCCTCTCCGCGTCCGTCTACCTCGACCAGCGCGCCGACGTCGTGGCCCATCTGGAGGCCCACAACCGGCTGTCGCTGAAGACCTCGTCAGCGGACAGCAAGGCGCTGTTGAACCGCATGCGGAAGGAGTACTCATGA
- a CDS encoding DUF397 domain-containing protein, whose amino-acid sequence MTIAEGAVYNGMPASDLGEQGWERPWSGPNGGQCVETKQLADGRVAVRQSADPAGPALIYTPEEITAFVAGVKQGLADHLTAL is encoded by the coding sequence ATGACCATCGCCGAGGGCGCCGTGTACAACGGGATGCCCGCGTCGGACCTCGGGGAACAGGGCTGGGAACGTCCGTGGAGCGGCCCCAACGGGGGCCAGTGCGTGGAGACCAAGCAACTGGCCGACGGCCGCGTGGCGGTTCGGCAGTCGGCCGATCCCGCCGGTCCGGCGCTGATCTACACGCCCGAGGAGATCACCGCGTTCGTCGCGGGCGTCAAGCAGGGCCTCGCCGACCATCTCACGGCCCTCTGA
- a CDS encoding SAM-dependent methyltransferase — MTHSHASRDIDTSRPHSARMYDYYLGGKDHFEVDKQAAERVAEAYPAIFVCARENRAFMHRATRVLAREHGIRQWLDIGTGIPTEPNLHQVAQSVVPDARVVYADNDPLVLKYAERLMRSTAEGRTTYIEADVNDPQALLTAPELAEVLDLSRPVALSLNALMHFVTDAQDPYGIVRRLLDVLPSGSALALSHCTPDFDPSTWQKVTEIYTSAGTPVQFRSRADVTRFFDGLELLDPGVTVGHRWRPDATDGDAPTDAEVSLWTGVGVKP, encoded by the coding sequence ATGACCCACTCGCACGCGTCACGGGACATCGACACCAGCAGGCCGCACTCCGCCCGCATGTACGACTACTACCTGGGCGGCAAGGACCACTTCGAGGTGGACAAGCAGGCGGCCGAGCGGGTCGCCGAGGCCTACCCCGCCATCTTCGTCTGCGCCCGCGAGAACCGCGCCTTCATGCACCGGGCCACCCGCGTCCTCGCCCGCGAGCACGGCATCCGCCAGTGGCTGGACATCGGCACCGGCATCCCCACCGAGCCCAACCTGCACCAGGTGGCCCAGTCCGTGGTCCCCGACGCCCGCGTGGTCTACGCCGACAACGACCCCCTCGTCCTCAAGTACGCCGAGCGCCTGATGCGCAGCACGGCCGAGGGCCGTACGACGTACATAGAGGCGGACGTCAACGACCCCCAGGCGCTGCTGACCGCACCCGAACTGGCCGAGGTCCTCGACCTGAGCCGCCCGGTCGCGCTCTCCCTCAACGCGCTGATGCACTTCGTCACCGACGCCCAGGACCCGTACGGCATCGTGCGCCGGCTGCTGGACGTCCTGCCCTCGGGCAGCGCCCTGGCGCTGAGCCACTGCACGCCCGACTTCGACCCGTCGACCTGGCAGAAGGTCACCGAGATCTACACCTCGGCCGGGACGCCGGTGCAGTTCCGCTCCCGGGCGGACGTCACCCGCTTCTTCGACGGCCTGGAGCTGCTCGACCCCGGTGTCACCGTCGGCCACCGCTGGCGGCCCGACGCCACCGACGGCGACGCCCCGACGGACGCCGAGGTCAGCCTGTGGACCGGGGTGGGCGTCAAACCGTAG
- a CDS encoding GH1 family beta-glucosidase, whose translation MATDAGNPIPRFPAGFLWGVSTSAHQIEGAADEREPSVWDAFTAEPGRVKDGSTAVVACDHYHRHREDVALLAGLGVNAYRFSVSWPRVRSEKGLDFYDRLVDDLCAAGIRPVPTLFHWDLPTDLDWLERDTAARFAEYAALVAGRLGDRVTKWITLNEPAEHTLLGHALGVHAPGRQLLFDALPAAHHQLLAHGLAVRALRASGVTDIGIANSHGPTWAASTEAADAEAAEFYDVLLNRLFADPLLLGRYPDGIGELMPGDVAADLKVIAEPVDWYGVNYYAPTRVGAPQGTDITFGGVAMPAELPFSVREITGHPVTDFGWPVVPEGLTELLTTFHDRYGDRLPPVVITENGCSYPDVDDQDRIAYLDGHIRALHRALEAGVDVRGYFVWSLLDNFEWAEGYARRFGLVHVDFETLERTPKSSYRWYREVLRAQGTTV comes from the coding sequence ATGGCGACTGACGCAGGCAATCCGATCCCCCGCTTCCCGGCCGGCTTCCTCTGGGGCGTGTCGACCTCGGCGCACCAGATCGAGGGCGCGGCGGACGAGCGCGAGCCCTCCGTGTGGGACGCCTTCACGGCCGAGCCGGGCCGGGTGAAGGACGGCTCGACGGCGGTGGTGGCCTGCGACCACTACCACCGCCACCGCGAGGACGTGGCACTGCTGGCCGGCCTCGGCGTGAACGCGTACCGCTTCTCGGTGTCCTGGCCGCGCGTGCGCTCCGAGAAGGGCCTGGACTTCTACGACCGGCTGGTGGACGACCTGTGCGCGGCCGGGATCCGCCCGGTGCCGACCCTGTTCCACTGGGACCTGCCGACGGACCTGGACTGGCTGGAGCGGGACACGGCGGCGCGTTTCGCCGAGTACGCGGCCCTGGTCGCCGGCCGCCTGGGAGACCGGGTGACGAAGTGGATCACCCTCAACGAGCCCGCCGAACACACCCTGCTGGGTCACGCCCTGGGCGTGCACGCGCCGGGCAGGCAGCTGCTGTTCGACGCGCTCCCGGCCGCCCACCACCAGCTGCTGGCCCACGGCCTGGCCGTCCGGGCCCTGCGCGCCTCGGGCGTCACGGACATCGGCATCGCCAACTCGCACGGCCCGACCTGGGCCGCGTCGACCGAGGCGGCGGACGCGGAGGCGGCCGAGTTCTACGACGTGCTGCTGAACCGACTGTTCGCGGACCCGCTGCTGCTGGGCCGCTACCCGGACGGCATCGGCGAGCTGATGCCCGGGGACGTCGCGGCCGACCTGAAGGTGATCGCCGAGCCGGTCGACTGGTACGGCGTCAACTACTACGCGCCGACGCGGGTGGGCGCCCCGCAGGGCACCGACATCACCTTCGGCGGCGTCGCCATGCCCGCCGAACTCCCCTTCTCCGTACGGGAGATCACGGGCCACCCGGTCACCGACTTCGGCTGGCCGGTCGTGCCCGAGGGCCTGACCGAGCTCCTCACCACCTTCCACGACCGCTACGGCGACCGGCTCCCGCCCGTCGTCATCACCGAGAACGGCTGCTCGTACCCGGACGTCGACGACCAGGACCGCATCGCCTATCTGGACGGCCACATCCGGGCCCTGCACCGGGCGCTGGAGGCGGGCGTCGACGTACGCGGCTACTTCGTGTGGTCCCTGCTCGACAACTTCGAGTGGGCGGAGGGCTACGCCCGCCGCTTCGGCCTGGTCCACGTCGACTTCGAGACCCTGGAGCGGACCCCGAAGTCGTCGTACCGCTGGTACCGGGAGGTGCTGCGGGCCCAGGGAACTACGGTTTGA
- a CDS encoding protealysin inhibitor emfourin: protein MRIQVRRTGGFAGIERHAEVDTSGRPDAPEWHALAEKAFAAGRSTPPIGVPDGFGYQITVDGKTVYCADPRLTEEQRKLISRVLKEGA from the coding sequence ATGCGGATTCAGGTGAGGCGCACGGGCGGGTTCGCGGGCATCGAACGGCATGCCGAGGTGGACACCTCCGGCCGCCCCGATGCCCCCGAATGGCACGCCCTGGCCGAGAAGGCGTTCGCCGCCGGACGGAGCACTCCGCCGATCGGCGTTCCGGACGGCTTCGGCTACCAGATCACGGTGGACGGCAAGACGGTGTACTGCGCGGACCCCCGGCTGACCGAGGAGCAGCGGAAGCTGATCTCCCGGGTGCTGAAGGAGGGGGCGTGA
- a CDS encoding M4 family metallopeptidase gives MTTHGGFEPVFCTIVPPHVLDKLAQAEDPALAGPARRTLQRDAFERTQRRLTTVIGATAVTGVADGKPQRTIHDARHGTDLPGHKVRGEGDKPGKDATVNRAYAGLGATFELLWRAYQRDSIDGGGLPLNATVHYDRDYNNAFWNGEQMVFGDGDGEIFLDFTIPIDVIGHELVHGVTQYTANLTYFGQPGALNESLSDVFGSLIKQYTLGQTAAEADWLIGAGLLAPRVTGKALRSMKEPGTAYDDDVLGKDPQPATMDDFVRTGRDNGGVHINSGIPNHAFYLAATALGGHAWERAGQVWYDVLTGGELKQQAMFADFATLTVKAARERFGDGEELDAVSKAWEQVGVRTL, from the coding sequence ATGACGACTCACGGGGGCTTCGAGCCCGTCTTCTGCACCATCGTTCCACCGCATGTCCTCGACAAGCTCGCCCAGGCCGAGGACCCCGCGCTCGCCGGGCCCGCCCGCCGCACGCTGCAGCGCGACGCCTTCGAGCGCACCCAGCGCCGCCTCACCACGGTCATCGGCGCGACCGCCGTCACCGGGGTCGCCGACGGCAAGCCGCAGCGGACCATCCACGACGCCCGGCACGGCACCGACCTGCCCGGCCACAAGGTCCGCGGCGAGGGCGACAAGCCCGGCAAGGACGCCACCGTCAACCGCGCCTACGCGGGCCTCGGCGCCACCTTCGAGCTGCTCTGGCGGGCGTACCAGCGCGACTCCATCGACGGCGGCGGCCTGCCCCTGAACGCGACCGTGCACTACGACCGCGACTACAACAACGCCTTCTGGAACGGCGAGCAGATGGTCTTCGGCGACGGGGACGGCGAGATCTTCCTCGACTTCACCATCCCGATCGACGTCATCGGCCACGAACTGGTCCACGGCGTCACCCAGTACACGGCCAACCTCACCTACTTCGGTCAGCCCGGCGCGCTGAACGAGTCCCTGTCGGACGTCTTCGGCTCGCTCATCAAGCAGTACACGCTGGGCCAGACCGCCGCCGAGGCGGACTGGCTGATCGGCGCGGGCCTGCTCGCCCCACGGGTGACGGGCAAGGCGCTGCGCTCCATGAAGGAGCCGGGCACGGCGTACGACGACGACGTCCTGGGCAAGGACCCGCAGCCGGCCACGATGGACGACTTCGTCCGCACCGGCCGCGACAACGGCGGTGTCCACATCAACTCGGGCATCCCGAACCACGCCTTCTACCTGGCGGCCACGGCCCTCGGCGGCCACGCCTGGGAACGCGCGGGACAGGTCTGGTACGACGTGCTGACCGGCGGCGAGCTGAAGCAGCAGGCGATGTTCGCCGACTTCGCCACGCTCACCGTCAAGGCCGCGCGGGAGCGGTTCGGCGACGGGGAGGAGCTGGACGCCGTGTCGAAGGCCTGGGAGCAGGTCGGGGTGCGGACCCTGTAG